One Paraburkholderia kururiensis DNA window includes the following coding sequences:
- a CDS encoding replication-associated recombination protein A, producing MFEETRANVPLAERLRPRTIDEVIGQKHLLGPNKPLRVAFESGEAHSMILWGPPGVGKTTLARLMADAFHAEFIALSAVLSGVKDIREAVETAQMHRAHGHQTLVFVDEVHRFNKSQQDAFLPHVESGLFVFVGATTENPSFEVNSALLSRAAVYVLKSLDDDEQRELLERAQRELGGLTFTDEARNALIASADGDGRKLLNNLEIVARAAAQQKTTEIDGALLGSALAENLRRFDKGGDAFYDQISALHKSVRGSNPDGALYWFCRMLDGGADPRYLARRIVRMAWEDIGLADPRAARIALDAAETYERLGTPEGELALAQAIIYLAVAPKSNAGYMAYNEARRFVGKDQSRAVPVHLRNAPTKLMKELGYGHEYRYAHDEPDAYAAGETYLPDGMREPHWYAPTPRGLEGKIGEKLARLSELDAQWRSEHKTKKG from the coding sequence ATGTTTGAAGAAACCCGCGCCAACGTACCGCTTGCCGAGCGACTGCGCCCGCGCACCATCGACGAAGTGATCGGGCAGAAGCATCTGCTCGGTCCGAACAAGCCGCTGCGCGTCGCGTTCGAATCGGGCGAGGCGCATTCGATGATCCTGTGGGGGCCGCCTGGCGTCGGCAAGACGACGCTCGCGCGGCTCATGGCGGATGCGTTCCATGCCGAGTTCATCGCGCTGTCGGCCGTGCTCTCGGGCGTGAAGGACATTCGCGAGGCCGTGGAGACCGCGCAGATGCACCGCGCGCATGGGCATCAGACGCTCGTGTTCGTCGACGAGGTGCATCGCTTCAACAAGAGTCAGCAGGACGCATTCCTGCCGCACGTGGAGTCGGGGCTGTTCGTGTTCGTCGGCGCGACTACGGAGAATCCGTCGTTCGAAGTGAACAGCGCGCTGCTTTCGCGTGCCGCGGTGTACGTGCTGAAGAGCCTCGACGACGACGAGCAGCGCGAGCTGCTCGAGCGCGCGCAACGCGAACTCGGCGGCCTCACGTTCACCGATGAGGCGCGCAACGCGCTCATTGCCTCGGCCGACGGCGACGGCCGCAAGCTGCTCAACAACCTCGAAATCGTGGCGCGGGCCGCGGCGCAACAGAAGACGACCGAGATCGACGGCGCGTTGCTCGGCAGCGCGCTGGCCGAAAACCTGCGCCGCTTCGACAAGGGCGGCGACGCGTTCTACGACCAGATCAGCGCGTTGCACAAGTCGGTGCGCGGCAGCAATCCGGACGGTGCGCTGTACTGGTTCTGCCGCATGCTCGACGGCGGCGCGGACCCGCGTTACCTCGCGCGGCGCATCGTGCGCATGGCGTGGGAGGACATCGGCCTCGCGGACCCGCGCGCGGCGCGCATCGCGCTCGACGCCGCAGAGACCTACGAGCGGCTCGGCACGCCCGAAGGCGAACTCGCGCTGGCGCAAGCCATTATCTATCTCGCGGTCGCGCCGAAGTCGAACGCGGGCTACATGGCGTACAACGAGGCGCGGCGCTTCGTCGGCAAGGACCAGTCGCGCGCGGTGCCCGTCCATCTGCGCAACGCGCCCACCAAACTGATGAAGGAACTGGGCTACGGTCACGAGTACCGCTACGCGCACGACGAGCCCGATGCCTATGCGGCCGGCGAAACCTACTTGCCCGACGGCATGCGCGAGCCGCACTGGTATGCGCCGACGCCGCGCGGGCTCGAAGGCAAGATCGGCGAAAAGCTCGCGCGGCTCTCGGAACTCGACGCGCAATGGCGCAGCGAGCACAAGACGAAGAAGGGATGA
- the serS gene encoding serine--tRNA ligase, producing MLDIQLLRKDLDGVAKRLADRGYSLDVAAFSALEAERRAIQTRTEELQARRNSLSKQIGAMKGRGEDTSVVMAEVGGIGDEMKASAAQLDEIQKRLSELMLGVPNLPHESVPVGKDENDNVEMRRWGTPRQFDFTVKDHVDVGTPLGLDFETGAKLSGARFTMLRGPIARLHRALAQFMIDTHTQQHGYTEIYTPYIVNPEILYGTGQLPKFADDMFRVEKGGGENVVTQYLISTSEISLTNTVRESIVDGSALPIKLTAHSPCFRSEAGSYGRDTRGMIRQHQFDKVEMVQIVAPETSYDALEQMVGHAETILQKLELPYRVITLCTGDMGFSAAKTYDLEVWLPAQNTYREISSCSNTESFQARRMQARYRNAQGKPELVHTLNGSGLAVGRTLVAVLENFQNADGSVTVPAVLRPYLGGLERIEAAA from the coding sequence ATGCTCGACATCCAGCTGCTGCGCAAAGACCTCGACGGCGTTGCGAAACGCCTCGCCGACCGCGGCTATTCCCTCGACGTGGCGGCGTTCTCCGCCCTCGAAGCGGAGCGCCGCGCCATCCAGACCCGCACCGAAGAACTGCAGGCGCGTCGCAACAGCCTGTCGAAGCAGATCGGCGCGATGAAGGGCCGCGGCGAGGACACGTCGGTGGTGATGGCGGAAGTAGGCGGCATCGGCGACGAGATGAAGGCGTCGGCGGCGCAGCTCGACGAGATCCAGAAGCGACTCTCCGAGCTGATGCTGGGCGTGCCGAATCTGCCGCACGAAAGCGTGCCCGTGGGCAAGGACGAAAACGACAACGTGGAAATGCGCCGCTGGGGCACGCCGCGCCAGTTCGATTTCACGGTGAAGGATCACGTCGACGTGGGCACGCCGCTCGGTCTCGACTTCGAGACCGGCGCGAAGCTCTCGGGCGCGCGCTTCACGATGTTGCGCGGGCCGATCGCCCGGCTGCATCGCGCACTCGCCCAGTTCATGATCGACACGCACACGCAGCAGCACGGCTATACGGAAATCTACACGCCGTACATCGTCAACCCCGAGATTCTCTACGGCACCGGCCAGTTGCCCAAGTTCGCGGACGACATGTTCCGCGTAGAGAAGGGCGGCGGCGAGAACGTCGTCACGCAGTACCTCATTTCGACGTCCGAAATTTCGCTGACGAATACGGTGCGCGAGAGCATTGTCGACGGGAGTGCGCTGCCCATCAAACTCACGGCGCACTCGCCGTGCTTTCGCTCGGAAGCGGGCTCGTACGGCCGCGATACGCGCGGCATGATCCGCCAGCATCAGTTCGACAAGGTCGAGATGGTGCAGATCGTGGCGCCCGAAACGTCCTACGATGCGCTCGAGCAGATGGTCGGGCACGCGGAGACGATTCTGCAGAAGCTCGAGTTGCCTTATCGCGTGATCACGCTGTGCACGGGCGACATGGGCTTCTCCGCAGCCAAGACCTACGACCTCGAAGTGTGGCTGCCGGCGCAGAACACGTACCGCGAAATTTCGAGCTGCTCGAACACCGAGTCTTTCCAGGCGCGTCGCATGCAGGCGCGCTATCGGAATGCGCAGGGCAAACCGGAACTCGTGCATACGCTGAACGGCTCGGGCCTCGCGGTGGGCCGCACGCTCGTCGCCGTGCTGGAGAACTTCCAGAATGCCGATGGATCGGTGACGGTGCCGGCTGTGCTGCGTCCGTATCTGGGCGGACTCGAACGTATCGAGGCGGCCGCTTGA
- the lolA gene encoding outer membrane lipoprotein chaperone LolA, whose protein sequence is MQHHASSGAGFSHGGTARRLTFDRGLALLRALPRVMGRVAAGASLLAASHAFASGTEQLKQFVAQVHSARGTFVQKEVKAPSNAQGASGTLSTASRMGGTSSGTFMFARPGKFIWEYQKPYEQLLEADGDNLYVYDKDLNQVTVRKLGGALGASPAAILFGSNDLEKNFTLHDAGVKAGIDWLELIPKSKDTQFQRVGIGFRDGNLEAMELHDVFGNVTLLTFSNIQKNPPLPADQFKFNVPKGADVING, encoded by the coding sequence ATGCAGCATCACGCATCGTCCGGTGCCGGTTTCAGTCATGGCGGCACCGCCCGCCGTTTAACGTTTGACCGCGGCCTCGCGCTGCTTCGCGCGCTGCCTCGCGTCATGGGCCGCGTGGCGGCGGGCGCATCGCTGCTCGCCGCCTCGCATGCCTTCGCGAGCGGCACGGAGCAGCTCAAGCAGTTCGTCGCGCAGGTGCATTCCGCGCGCGGCACGTTCGTGCAGAAGGAAGTAAAGGCGCCCAGCAACGCGCAGGGTGCGAGCGGCACGCTTTCCACGGCTTCGCGCATGGGCGGCACGTCGAGCGGCACGTTCATGTTCGCGCGGCCGGGCAAGTTCATCTGGGAATACCAGAAGCCCTACGAGCAACTGCTGGAGGCGGACGGCGACAACCTCTACGTCTACGACAAGGACCTGAACCAGGTCACGGTGCGCAAGCTGGGCGGCGCGCTGGGCGCGAGCCCGGCGGCCATCCTGTTCGGCAGCAACGATCTGGAGAAGAACTTCACGCTGCACGATGCGGGCGTGAAGGCCGGCATCGACTGGCTCGAGCTGATTCCGAAGTCGAAGGACACGCAGTTCCAGCGCGTGGGCATCGGCTTTCGCGACGGCAACCTCGAAGCCATGGAACTGCATGACGTGTTCGGCAACGTGACGCTGCTCACGTTCTCGAACATCCAGAAGAATCCGCCGCTGCCGGCGGATCAGTTCAAGTTCAACGTGCCGAAGGGCGCGGACGTCATCAACGGCTGA
- a CDS encoding SDR family NAD(P)-dependent oxidoreductase — MDLQLKGKVAFITGGSMGIGKAVALELAREGVNVAIAARRMEHLETAAAEIREALAPAGDTVGAILPVSVDTTSMASVEAAMAATVERFGRLDILLNGAAHPGGLVRAELENADPDGLLQDIDIKVVGYLRCAKAAAPYMRRNGFGRIINIGGLTGRGSKQLSGMRNVAVVHMTKTLSDQLGPHGITVNTIHPGVVETPHIHELYEKEAQKQGLTADQVEANYVKATPIRRVLQPEEMGWIVAFLASPKSGSITGESVGCDGGLTRGIFL, encoded by the coding sequence ATGGATTTGCAACTCAAAGGAAAGGTCGCCTTCATTACCGGCGGCAGCATGGGGATCGGCAAGGCGGTCGCGCTGGAACTGGCGCGCGAGGGCGTCAACGTTGCCATTGCGGCCCGCCGCATGGAACACCTCGAAACGGCCGCGGCGGAAATTCGCGAGGCGCTCGCGCCGGCCGGCGACACCGTTGGCGCGATTCTGCCGGTCAGCGTGGACACCACGAGCATGGCCTCGGTCGAAGCCGCGATGGCCGCAACCGTCGAGCGCTTCGGGCGGCTCGACATTCTGCTGAACGGCGCCGCGCATCCGGGCGGGCTCGTGCGCGCAGAGCTGGAAAACGCGGACCCCGACGGCCTGCTGCAGGACATCGACATCAAGGTGGTGGGCTATCTGCGCTGTGCGAAAGCGGCGGCACCCTACATGCGACGCAACGGCTTCGGTCGCATCATCAACATCGGCGGGCTCACGGGGCGTGGCAGCAAGCAGCTTTCGGGCATGCGCAACGTCGCGGTCGTGCACATGACCAAGACGCTCTCGGACCAGTTGGGTCCGCATGGCATCACGGTCAATACGATTCACCCCGGCGTGGTGGAAACGCCGCACATCCACGAGCTTTACGAAAAGGAAGCGCAAAAGCAGGGGCTCACAGCCGATCAGGTGGAAGCCAACTACGTGAAGGCCACGCCGATTCGCCGTGTTTTGCAGCCCGAAGAAATGGGCTGGATCGTGGCGTTCCTGGCCTCGCCGAAGTCGGGCTCCATCACCGGCGAATCCGTGGGCTGCGACGGCGGCCTCACGCGCGGCATTTTCCTTTGA
- a CDS encoding DNA translocase FtsK encodes MAKTPYSTNATNATNAQALPHRMSRLFTEIRWILQVALGVFLLMALVSYSRRDPSWTHAAQVDHISNWAGRVGAWTSDILLLLFGLSAYWWVVLLARRISANYRRITRETIEDEDTPRDHGWLAEAVAFVVVLLACDGIEALRMWSLKVPLPRAPGGVIGEAVARGVSHALGFTGGTLALLVLLAVGLSLYFRFSWLSVAEKVGDSIISAVTLAKLRREAGRDRKLGEAAAVKREGKVEQSRVKIEEHEPVTIVPPVAPQRSERVEKERQVPLFTDLPGDSTLPPIALLDPPPASQETISPDTLEFTSRLIEKKLKDFGVDVSVVAAYPGPVVTRYEIEPAVGVKGSQIVNLAKDLARSLSLVSIRVVETIPGKNYMALELPNQRRQTVRLSEILGSSVYGDAPSMLTMGLGKDIGGKPVCADLAKMPHLLVAGTTGSGKSVGINAMILSLLYKATAEQVRMILIDPKMLEMSVYEGIPHLLCPVVTDMRQAGNALNWTVAEMERRYKLMSKLGVRNLAGYNNKIDEATKREEKIPNPFSLTPDDPEPLAKLPHIVVVIDELADLMMVVGKKVEELIARIAQKARAAGIHLILATQRPSVDVITGLIKANVPTRIAFQVSSKIDSRTILDQQGAESLLGMGDMLYLPPGTGLPVRVHGAFVSDEEVHRVVEKLKEHGEPNYIEGLLEGGLAGEGDEGSAGEGTGAAGGESDPLYDQAVEVVIKNRRASISLVQRHLRIGYNRAARLLEQMEQSGLVSAMSSNGNREILVPSRETE; translated from the coding sequence ATGGCCAAAACTCCCTATTCGACGAACGCCACCAACGCGACGAATGCGCAGGCATTGCCGCATCGCATGTCGCGTCTTTTCACCGAAATCCGCTGGATTTTGCAGGTCGCGCTCGGCGTTTTCCTGCTGATGGCGCTCGTCAGCTACAGCCGGCGGGATCCGAGCTGGACCCACGCTGCTCAGGTCGATCACATCTCGAACTGGGCGGGCCGCGTCGGGGCGTGGACCTCGGACATTCTGCTGCTGCTGTTCGGCCTGTCCGCCTACTGGTGGGTCGTGCTGCTCGCCCGGCGTATTTCGGCCAACTACCGGCGCATCACGCGCGAGACGATCGAAGACGAAGATACGCCGCGCGACCATGGCTGGCTGGCCGAAGCCGTGGCGTTCGTCGTGGTGCTGCTCGCCTGCGACGGCATCGAGGCGCTGCGCATGTGGTCGCTCAAGGTGCCGCTGCCGCGCGCGCCAGGCGGCGTGATCGGCGAAGCCGTGGCGCGCGGCGTTTCGCACGCGCTTGGGTTCACAGGCGGCACGCTGGCTTTGCTGGTGCTGCTCGCCGTGGGTCTTTCGCTGTATTTCCGCTTCTCGTGGCTTTCGGTGGCCGAAAAGGTGGGCGACTCCATCATTTCGGCCGTCACGCTCGCGAAGCTGCGCCGCGAGGCGGGCCGCGACCGCAAGCTCGGCGAGGCCGCGGCGGTCAAGCGCGAAGGCAAGGTAGAACAGAGCCGCGTGAAGATCGAAGAGCACGAGCCGGTCACCATCGTGCCGCCTGTCGCGCCTCAGCGTTCGGAACGCGTCGAGAAGGAACGCCAGGTGCCGCTCTTCACCGACCTGCCGGGCGACTCCACGCTGCCGCCCATTGCGCTGCTCGATCCGCCGCCGGCCTCGCAGGAAACCATTTCGCCGGACACGCTCGAATTCACGTCGCGTCTGATCGAAAAGAAGCTCAAGGACTTCGGCGTCGACGTGAGCGTCGTGGCGGCCTACCCCGGTCCCGTCGTGACGCGCTACGAAATCGAGCCGGCGGTGGGCGTGAAGGGCAGCCAGATCGTGAACCTCGCGAAGGACCTCGCGCGCTCGCTCTCGCTCGTGTCGATCCGCGTGGTCGAAACGATTCCGGGCAAGAACTACATGGCGCTGGAACTGCCGAACCAGCGCCGCCAGACCGTGCGCCTTTCCGAGATCCTGGGATCGAGCGTCTATGGCGACGCACCGTCCATGCTGACGATGGGCCTCGGCAAGGACATCGGCGGCAAGCCGGTGTGCGCGGACCTCGCGAAGATGCCGCACCTGCTCGTGGCCGGCACGACCGGCTCTGGCAAGTCGGTGGGGATCAACGCGATGATCCTCTCGCTGCTCTACAAGGCGACCGCCGAGCAGGTCCGCATGATCCTGATCGACCCGAAGATGCTCGAAATGAGCGTCTACGAAGGCATTCCGCATCTGCTGTGCCCCGTGGTCACCGACATGCGCCAGGCCGGCAACGCGCTCAACTGGACCGTGGCCGAGATGGAGCGCCGCTACAAGCTCATGAGCAAGCTGGGCGTGCGCAATCTGGCGGGCTACAACAACAAGATCGACGAAGCGACGAAGCGCGAAGAGAAGATTCCGAATCCGTTCAGCCTCACGCCCGACGATCCCGAGCCGCTCGCGAAGCTGCCGCATATCGTCGTCGTGATCGACGAACTCGCCGACCTGATGATGGTGGTCGGCAAGAAGGTCGAAGAACTGATTGCTCGCATCGCGCAAAAGGCGCGCGCGGCGGGCATTCACCTGATTCTTGCGACGCAGCGTCCGTCCGTGGACGTGATCACGGGGCTCATCAAGGCCAACGTGCCGACGCGCATCGCGTTCCAGGTGTCTTCGAAGATCGACTCGCGCACCATTCTCGACCAGCAGGGCGCGGAGTCGCTGCTCGGCATGGGCGACATGCTCTACCTGCCGCCCGGCACCGGCCTGCCGGTGCGCGTGCACGGCGCATTCGTCTCCGACGAGGAAGTGCACCGCGTGGTGGAAAAGCTCAAGGAGCACGGCGAGCCGAATTACATCGAGGGGCTGCTCGAAGGCGGCCTGGCGGGCGAGGGCGACGAAGGGTCCGCGGGCGAGGGAACCGGCGCGGCAGGCGGCGAGTCCGACCCGCTTTACGACCAGGCCGTGGAGGTGGTGATCAAGAATCGCCGCGCGTCCATCTCGCTCGTGCAGCGCCATCTGCGTATCGGCTACAACCGCGCGGCGCGGTTGCTGGAGCAGATGGAGCAGTCGGGGCTCGTATCGGCAATGTCGTCCAACGGCAATCGCGAAATTCTCGTGCCCTCGCGCGAGACCGAGTGA
- the cytX gene encoding putative hydroxymethylpyrimidine transporter CytX: protein MAQDPLAGDAGPTYAPLTPVPDARRQFRTGDAFALWFSLGIGLLVAQAGALLVPGLSLSLAFVAIAVGSAIGVVLLALAGVIGTDTGLAAMSSLRPTLGVRGASVPAVINAVQLVGWGAFEIIVMRDSADALAKQAFGFSSPLIWTLVFGLLATLLAVSGPLSFVRRFLRTWGLWLLLAGAGWLTWSVLARHDLAALLARPGTGEMPFGSAIDLVVAMPLSWLPLIADYTRFGRRAGETFRGTLIGYGIANVWFYALGAIYGLAAGGGDALLTTALAQAGGGIALLLVLIDEADNAFADIHSAAVSTGTLWARGSIPLLSAAFGALCTLIALVVPMARYENFLLLIGSVFAPLFGMVLADHFVVRRRRIEVDALADVRGRYGYSGGWHLSAFVAWAAGIAAYHAINQWLPNVGATLPALAAGALCYLVLAGVRRQAFA from the coding sequence ATGGCACAAGACCCGCTCGCCGGCGACGCCGGCCCCACCTACGCGCCGCTTACGCCGGTGCCCGACGCCCGCCGCCAGTTCCGCACCGGCGACGCCTTCGCACTATGGTTCTCGCTCGGCATCGGGCTGCTCGTGGCCCAAGCCGGCGCACTGCTCGTGCCGGGGCTCTCGTTGTCGCTGGCGTTTGTCGCCATCGCCGTGGGCAGCGCGATCGGCGTGGTGCTGCTCGCGCTCGCCGGCGTGATCGGCACCGACACGGGGCTGGCCGCGATGTCGTCGCTGCGGCCCACGCTGGGCGTGCGCGGCGCCTCGGTGCCCGCCGTGATCAACGCCGTGCAGCTCGTGGGCTGGGGCGCCTTCGAGATCATCGTGATGCGCGATTCCGCCGACGCGCTCGCGAAACAAGCCTTCGGCTTCTCGTCGCCGCTCATCTGGACGCTCGTCTTCGGCCTGCTCGCCACGCTGCTCGCGGTAAGCGGCCCGCTCTCGTTCGTGCGGCGCTTCCTGCGCACGTGGGGCCTCTGGCTGCTGCTGGCCGGCGCGGGCTGGCTCACGTGGAGCGTGCTCGCGAGGCACGATCTCGCCGCGCTGCTCGCCCGGCCGGGCACAGGCGAGATGCCGTTCGGCAGCGCCATCGACCTCGTGGTCGCCATGCCGTTGTCGTGGCTGCCGTTGATCGCCGACTACACGCGCTTTGGCCGGCGCGCAGGCGAAACCTTCCGCGGCACGCTGATCGGCTACGGCATTGCGAACGTGTGGTTCTACGCACTCGGCGCGATCTACGGACTCGCCGCGGGCGGCGGCGACGCGCTGCTCACCACGGCGCTGGCCCAGGCGGGCGGCGGCATCGCACTGCTGCTGGTATTGATCGACGAAGCGGACAACGCATTCGCGGACATCCATTCGGCCGCCGTCTCGACCGGCACGCTGTGGGCACGCGGCAGCATTCCGCTGCTCTCGGCCGCGTTCGGCGCGCTCTGCACATTGATCGCGCTCGTCGTGCCGATGGCGCGTTACGAAAACTTCCTGTTGCTGATCGGTTCGGTATTCGCGCCGCTCTTCGGCATGGTGCTCGCCGATCACTTCGTGGTGCGCCGGCGGCGCATCGAGGTCGACGCGCTCGCCGATGTGCGCGGCCGTTACGGCTACTCAGGCGGCTGGCATCTGAGCGCGTTCGTGGCTTGGGCCGCCGGCATCGCAGCCTATCACGCGATCAACCAGTGGCTGCCGAACGTGGGCGCCACGCTGCCGGCACTGGCGGCCGGCGCGCTCTGCTATCTGGTGCTGGCCGGCGTGCGGCGGCAAGCGTTCGCGTAG
- the trxB gene encoding thioredoxin-disulfide reductase — translation MSSRKHAKVLILGSGPAGYTAAVYAARANLSPLLITGLAQGGQLMTTTDVENWPADPNGVQGPELMQRFLEHAERFNTEIVFDHIHTAKLDEKPIRLIGDSGEYTCDALIIATGASAQYLGLPSEEAFMGRGVSACATCDGFFYRQQHVAVVGGGNTAVEEALYLAGIAKKVTVIHRRDKFRAEPILIDRLLEKEKEGVVEIKWNHVLDEVKGDDSGVNGLRIKHVQTGATTDIELQGLFVAIGHKPNTDIFAGQLEMKNGYIITNGGLNGNATGTSVPGVFAAGDVQDHVYRQAITSAGTGCMAALDAQRYLESIHEVSAPHVMSQEADR, via the coding sequence ATGTCATCACGCAAACACGCCAAAGTCCTGATTCTCGGTTCCGGCCCGGCCGGCTATACGGCCGCTGTCTACGCGGCGCGCGCGAACCTCTCGCCGCTGCTCATCACCGGACTCGCGCAGGGCGGCCAGTTGATGACCACGACCGACGTCGAAAACTGGCCTGCAGACCCGAACGGCGTGCAGGGCCCCGAACTGATGCAGCGCTTTCTCGAGCATGCGGAGCGCTTCAACACCGAAATCGTGTTCGACCACATCCACACGGCGAAGCTGGATGAGAAGCCGATTCGCCTGATCGGCGACTCGGGCGAATACACGTGCGACGCGCTCATCATCGCCACCGGCGCCTCCGCGCAGTATCTCGGCCTGCCTTCGGAAGAGGCGTTCATGGGCCGCGGCGTATCGGCCTGCGCAACGTGCGACGGCTTCTTCTACCGGCAGCAGCACGTCGCCGTGGTGGGCGGCGGCAATACGGCGGTCGAGGAAGCGCTCTACCTCGCCGGCATCGCGAAGAAGGTCACGGTCATCCACCGCCGCGACAAGTTCCGCGCGGAGCCGATCCTGATCGACCGCCTGCTCGAGAAGGAAAAGGAAGGCGTGGTCGAGATCAAGTGGAACCACGTGCTGGACGAAGTGAAGGGCGACGACTCGGGCGTGAACGGTCTGCGGATCAAGCACGTCCAGACCGGCGCGACGACCGACATCGAACTGCAAGGCCTCTTCGTCGCGATCGGCCACAAGCCGAACACCGACATCTTCGCGGGCCAGCTCGAAATGAAGAACGGCTACATCATCACGAACGGCGGTCTGAACGGCAATGCGACCGGCACGAGCGTGCCGGGCGTGTTCGCGGCCGGCGACGTGCAAGACCACGTGTATCGCCAAGCGATCACGAGCGCGGGCACGGGCTGCATGGCCGCGCTCGACGCGCAGCGCTATCTCGAAAGCATCCACGAAGTGAGCGCACCGCACGTGATGAGCCAGGAAGCAGACCGCTAA
- a CDS encoding acetolactate synthase large subunit, translated as MAPDQRNGACVVLETARDAGVDVCFANPGTTEMPFVRALDLVAGVRAVLGLFEGVCTGAADGYGRMAGKPAMTLLHLGPGHANGIANLHNARRARTPILNIVGDHARAHLQYDAPLTSDIESLARPVSVWYRSVASEADLGHDTNDAIAAAMGAQRGVATLVLPVDLQSVNVPASRPAGAPGITAPSFDPANVAAVAKLVAAGMPLTFLMGDRALSARGQRAASRIAAATGSTCFSETFPARTERGGGLPDIDRLPYFPEPAREALAGRVVVLVGARAPVTYFAYEGIPGELAAPENVVTLAAPGEASDDALEALVQYIEATADVPGVETGQWPVDDGPLTPQAVGRILSNALPDNAIVSVEGGTCGYPFVTASARARRHTILTNTGGAIGQGLPVALGAAVACPDRRVFALQSDGSAQYTIQSLWTMARERLPIVVLIASNRRYGILQTELKRSGFPDDMPNSRRLTLLDDPPIDWLSLARGYGVPAEAVGTTRALEQALAGALADTDGPRLIEMRLP; from the coding sequence ATGGCCCCCGACCAACGCAACGGCGCATGCGTCGTGCTCGAGACCGCGCGCGATGCGGGCGTAGACGTGTGCTTTGCCAATCCCGGCACGACCGAAATGCCGTTCGTGCGGGCGCTGGACCTCGTAGCCGGGGTGCGTGCCGTTCTGGGGCTGTTCGAGGGCGTCTGCACCGGTGCCGCGGACGGCTATGGCCGCATGGCCGGCAAGCCCGCCATGACGCTGCTGCATCTGGGGCCAGGCCACGCGAACGGCATCGCGAATCTGCACAACGCGCGCCGCGCCCGCACACCCATTCTCAACATCGTGGGCGATCATGCGCGCGCGCATCTGCAGTACGACGCGCCGCTCACGTCGGATATCGAATCGTTGGCGCGCCCTGTGTCGGTCTGGTATCGCAGCGTGGCGAGCGAAGCGGACCTTGGCCACGATACGAACGACGCAATCGCCGCGGCCATGGGCGCACAGCGCGGCGTCGCCACGCTCGTGCTGCCCGTCGATCTGCAATCGGTCAACGTGCCGGCATCGCGTCCTGCAGGCGCGCCCGGTATCACCGCGCCGTCGTTCGATCCCGCGAACGTGGCGGCCGTTGCCAAGCTCGTGGCCGCAGGCATGCCGCTCACGTTTCTGATGGGCGACCGCGCGCTGTCCGCTCGCGGCCAGCGTGCCGCGTCGCGCATTGCAGCCGCCACGGGATCGACCTGCTTCAGCGAGACCTTCCCCGCGCGAACCGAACGCGGCGGAGGTCTGCCCGACATCGACCGGCTTCCCTATTTCCCCGAGCCCGCGCGTGAGGCGCTGGCCGGGCGCGTCGTTGTGCTCGTCGGCGCGCGCGCGCCCGTCACGTATTTCGCCTACGAGGGCATTCCTGGCGAGCTTGCCGCGCCCGAGAACGTCGTCACGTTGGCCGCACCGGGCGAGGCGTCCGACGATGCGCTGGAAGCACTCGTTCAGTATATCGAAGCAACAGCCGACGTGCCGGGTGTGGAAACAGGCCAATGGCCCGTGGATGATGGCCCGCTCACACCGCAGGCGGTGGGGAGAATTCTTTCCAATGCGCTGCCCGACAACGCAATCGTCTCCGTGGAGGGCGGCACCTGCGGGTATCCCTTCGTGACGGCATCGGCACGTGCCCGCCGGCACACCATTCTGACCAACACGGGCGGAGCCATCGGCCAGGGCCTGCCCGTTGCGTTGGGCGCGGCGGTGGCGTGTCCGGATCGCCGCGTGTTTGCGCTGCAGTCCGACGGCAGCGCGCAGTACACGATTCAGTCGCTCTGGACCATGGCGCGGGAGCGCCTGCCCATCGTCGTTCTGATCGCCTCGAACAGACGTTACGGAATCCTTCAGACCGAGTTGAAGCGCAGCGGATTTCCGGACGACATGCCGAACTCGCGTCGCCTCACGCTGCTCGACGACCCGCCCATCGACTGGCTTTCGTTGGCGCGCGGCTACGGCGTGCCGGCTGAAGCGGTAGGCACGACTCGCGCGCTCGAACAGGCGCTCGCAGGCGCACTTGCGGACACCGATGGACCGCGCCTGATCGAGATGCGGCTGCCTTGA